The Balaenoptera acutorostrata chromosome 10, mBalAcu1.1, whole genome shotgun sequence genome has a window encoding:
- the INKA1 gene encoding PAK4-inhibitor INKA1 has protein sequence MHSARLDSFLGQLRWELLCGRDTDSPPMPGPLPQPPKPGPGMRLKHRLRASDALEEDSACGVEEEEEEAVVTGDRGAALGGPREHALDWDSGFSEVSGSTWREEELPVLQHPPPSAWHPRRQRLSASGIPLPGRAPAASVPPAHRPRPKSTPDACLEHWQGLEAEDWTAALLSRGRSRQPLVLGDNCFADLVHNWMELPEAAGEGDSGGGPRARARPPQFLLGLSEQLRRQLARARRAAVAGKRLSCPPRPEPELPADVSRFAALMSCRSRQPIICNDVVSYL, from the exons ATGCACAGTGCTCGGCTTGACAGTTTCCTGGGCCAGCTCCGCTGGGAACTG CTGTGTGGCCGGGACACAGACTCACCCCCAATGCCTGGCCCCCTTCCGCAACCCCCCAAACCTGGCCCAGGCATGCGGCTCAAGCACCGGCTCAGGGCCTCAGATGCCTTGGAAGAGGACTCAGCCTGTggtgtggaggaagaggaggaagaagctgTGGTGACAGGAGACAGGGGTGCAGCCTTGGGGGGCCCCAGGGAGCATGCCCTAGACTGGGACTCTGGCTTCTCAGAGGTGTCCGGCAGCACATGGAGAGAGGAAGAGCTGCCTGTACTCCAGCATCCACCACCCTCAGCATGGCACCCCCGTAGACAGCGCCTCTCGGCCAGTGGCATCCCCCTGCCTGGCAGAGCTCCTGCAGCCAGTGTACCACCTGCCCACCGACCACGGCCCAAGTCCACCCCAGATGCCTGCCTGGAGCACTGGcaggggctggaagctgaggacTGGACAGCAGCCCTGCTTAGCAGAGGTCGTAGTCGCCAGCCCCTGGTGCTGGGGGACAACTGTTTTGCTGACTTGGTGCACAACTGGATGGAGCTGCCCGAGGCAGCAGGTGAGGGGGACAGTGGGGGTGGGCCCCGTGCCCGTGCTCGGCCCCCCCAGTTCCTgcttggcctctctgagcagcTGCGGCGCCAGCTGGCCAGGGCACGCCGGGCAGCAGTGGCAGGAAAGCGACTGTCATGCCCACCTCGCCCGGAACCCGAACTGCCTGCAGATGTCTCACGCTTTGCAGCCCTCATGAGTTGCCGCAGTCGCCAGCCCATCATCTGCAATGATGTTGTCAGCTACCTCTGA